A segment of the Pedobacter faecalis genome:
CTCGTCCAGAACAAGCACAGGCGTGTCCGAACACAAGGCCAGCACTAGTCTTGTACGTTGCTTCATACCTGAAGAAAAGTATTTAAGAGGCCTGTGCCGCGCATTAGAAAGCTCCAGTATCTCAAGCACAGATGCCTGGTCCAGGCCGGGATAATAACCCTTAAAACGAAAATGAAATTCGACCGTTTCTTCGAGTGTAAACTCCTCAATAAGGTCGAGGTAAGGCGCTGCAAAACTTACGTACCGGTAGAAATCCTCTATCCGCAAATCCTTTTGCTGATGCACATATTTCAGTTCGCCTTCCGACAAAGATAAACTGCCCAGAATCACG
Coding sequences within it:
- a CDS encoding ABC transporter ATP-binding protein; this encodes MEILLDKAGRRFNQEWVFRNLSYRFVSGQSYAVLGANGSGKSTLLSVILGSLSLSEGELKYVHQQKDLRIEDFYRYVSFAAPYLDLIEEFTLEETVEFHFRFKGYYPGLDQASVLEILELSNARHRPLKYFSSGMKQRTRLVLALCSDTPVLVLDEPASNLDKQGLAWYQQLIGRFTSDRLVVVGSNQEDEYSFCNHFVEMADFKG